A DNA window from Primulina tabacum isolate GXHZ01 chromosome 12, ASM2559414v2, whole genome shotgun sequence contains the following coding sequences:
- the LOC142520260 gene encoding uncharacterized protein LOC142520260: MNLPEFVGGADPLVALEWVKSLEAIVDYLKFTDRDRVSSTKVIDNVRELKWEELKELFYAKYFSKEVKAKKVEELLELKQDVMSVAEYTLKFEEGCVFIPFIAENDKNKGEHFLRGLKPEIRRDVHMEKAITYPDIVERALLSEHDEQEI; this comes from the exons ATGAACCTTCCCGAATTTGTCGGTGGTGCCGATCCACTCGTAGCTCTTGAATGGGTTAAATCATTGGAGGCTATAGTTGACTATTTGAAGTTCACTGATCGGGATAGAGTGAGCT CTACCAAAGTAATTGACAATGTTCGTGAGTTAAAATGGGAAGAGTTGAAAGAGTTATTTTATGCCAAGTACTTTTCAAAAGAAGTTAAAGCTAAGAAAGTTGAGGAACTTCTTGAGTTGAAGCAAGATGTTATGTCCGTTGCAGAGTATACTTTGAAATTTGAAGAAGGCTGTGTTTTTATCCCGTTTATtgctgaaaatgataaaaacaaAGGAGAACATTTCCTTCGTGGGTTGAAACCGGAAATTAGAAGGGATGTTCACATGGAAAAAGCAATCACTTATCCAGACATCGTTGAAAGAGCCTTACTTTCCGAGCATGATGAACAAGAAATTTAA
- the LOC142520825 gene encoding peroxidase 65-like has product MASPRFLPLLLLILLLPPGQSRLTLDYYKKSCPQFSKIVQEVALDKQSAVPTTAAGAVRLFFHDCVVGGCDASLLLSSNSFNTAERDHEINKALPGDVFDLIMRTKAKLELACPGIVSCSDILAEATRDLVSIIGGPYYPVRLGRKDSFGSHAADVEGHVARANMSMTQVIDIFAAKGFNVREMVTLSGAHTIGFSHCKEFADRIFGSHPNPTLNPEYAKGLKKLCENYKRDDTIAAFNDPMSPGKFDNTYYVNLQNGLGLLATDQAMAFDSRTKPVVDLYAANQQAFFDAFAHAMEKVSVLSVKTGKQGEVRRRCDVPNSLHTN; this is encoded by the coding sequence ATGGCCTCGCCGCGTTTCCTCCCACTCCTCCTCCTTATTCTACTACTTCCACCGGGGCAATCAAGGCTCACCCTCGATTACTACAAGAAATCCTGCCCTCAATTCTCCAAGATCGTCCAAGAAGTGGCTTTGGACAAACAGTCAGCCGTCCCCACCACCGCAGCTGGTGCCGTACGCCTCTTCTTCCACGACTGTGTTGTTGGTGGCTGCGACGCCTCCCTCCTCCTCTCCTCCAATTCCTTCAACACCGCCGAACGGGACCACGAAATCAACAAAGCCCTCCCAGGTGATGTATTTGACCTGATAATGCGGACGAAAGCCAAGCTGGAGCTCGCATGCCCTGGCATCGTGTCTTGCTCCGACATCCTCGCCGAAGCCACGCGCGACCTCGTGTCCATCATCGGAGGGCCCTACTACCCCGTCCGCCTAGGCCGTAAAGACAGCTTCGGATCACACGCCGCCGACGTAGAAGGCCACGTCGCCCGTGCCAACATGTCCATGACTCAGGTAATCGACATCTTCGCCGCGAAAGGATTCAACGTCAGGGAAATGGTGACTCTCTCCGGCGCGCACACGATCGGATTCTCCCATTGCAAAGAATTCGCCGACAGAATCTTCGGCTCCCATCCCAATCCCACCTTGAATCCCGAATACGCAAAAGGGTTGAAGAAGCTGTGCGAGAACTACAAAAGGGACGATACCATAGCGGCTTTCAACGATCCGATGTCGCCGGGGAAATTCGACAACACTTATTACGTGAACTTGCAGAATGGTCTGGGATTGTTGGCTACTGATCAAGCTATGGCTTTTGATTCAAGAACGAAGCCTGTCGTGGATTTGTATGCTGCCAATCAGCAAGCGTTTTTCGATGCCTTCGCTCATGCGATGGAGAAAGTGAGTGTTCTTAGCGTGAAGACTGGTAAACAGGGAGAGGTGCGGCGGAGGTGCGATGTCCCGAATTCGTTGCACACGAATTAA
- the LOC142520823 gene encoding uncharacterized protein LOC142520823 isoform X3, which yields MLSLGKFPMQLQHSTVFFHNPESQNLHFPSNPHVSFPSNRLTPFGSLAFPGKKSGGFCSNALKTKKKDGFTVAEMEGFEEFEDGFDDDEFVDVEDDGEFEGDESDEDDEVIVPLQNMKEWFESRPRGFGEGKVYDTSVEDELMEEIEQSRKAQLANVNELKSNPMKANSKKELPKQNKASSRIPNGFRVRMVNLPKKKNIHKDLRLAFEGVPGIQNIEPLVSGNEKTRDPVCRGLAFIDFKYKDEAERFVENFSGTSLSFGKVQKQIKCELLNSTSQPANDLPKPESQKPASNQLHKKASRPPKQAVLILENVFQANLDTNISLLSSGEEVVLSEHDDADEHYAVAQWEDDEERTSKFREELGTRQESTAKSSSSKQGRKIRQNDKKGVPNIKKDKIPRLNIPGSAKRLKIREKSVLIDVFSKYGAKASSSTVEEQSR from the exons CCAATCCCCACGTCTCATTTCCCTCGAACAGACTGACTCCCTTCGGTTCACTTGCTTTTCCAGGGAAAAAATCAGGTGGGTTCTGCTCAAATGCCTTGAAAACCAAGAAAAAGGACGGATTTACTGTAGCAGAAATGGAGGGTTTTGAGGAATTTGAAGATGGGTTTGATGATGACGAGTTTGTAGACGTTGAGGATGATGGTGAATTCGAGGGTGATGAGTCTGATGAAGACGATGAGGTGATTGTGCCTCTGCAGAACATGAAGGAGTGGTTTGAGAGTAGACCGCGTGGATTTGGTGAAGGGAAAGTGTATGATACTTCAGTCGAGGATGAGCTGATGGAAGAGATAGAGCAGAGTAGAAAAGCTCAGCTTGCTAATGTCAATGAGCTGAAAAGTAATCCAATGAAAGCCAATTCCAAGAAAGAGTTGCCTAAGCAGAATAAAG CTTCTTCACGCATACCAAATGGATTTCGTGTGCGAATGGTCAATCTTCCTAAGAAGAAAAACATCCACAAGGATCTACGACTCGCTTTTGAAGGAGTTCCTGGCATACAAAACATAGAGCCACTTGTTTCTGGAAACGAAAAGACCAGGGATCCAGTTTGCAGAGGCCTTGCTTTCATTGACTTCAAGTACAAAGATGAAGCTGAGAG GTTTGTGGAGAATTTTTCTGGCACAAGTCTAAGCTTTGGTAAGGTTCAAAAGCAGATAAAATGTGAGCTGCTGAATTCCACGTCACAGCCAGCTAATGATCTGC CGAAGCCCGAGTCCCAAAAGCCAGCAAGTAATCAGCTGCATAAAAAGGCCAGTCGCCCTCCTAAACAAGCTGTTCTCATTTTGGAGAATGTCTTTCAAGCAAATCTTGACACGAACATTTCATTATTAAGTTCCGGGGAAGAAGTCGTCTTGAGTGAACACGATGATGCAGATGAGCATTATGCGGTAGCACAGTGGGAAGACGATGAAGAAAGAACGTCTAAGTTCAGGGAAGAACTTGGAACAAGACAAGAATCCACAGCCAAATCATCGTCCTCGAAGCAGGGAAGGAAAATCAGACAAAACGATAAAAAGGGCGTACCCAATATAAAGAAAGACAAGATTCCGAGACTAAATATCCCAGGATCTGCTAAGAG GTTAAAGATAAGAGAGAAATCAGTGCTTATAGATGTATTTTCCAAATATGGAGCAAAAGCTTCTTCTTCCACTGTGGAAGAACAGAGTAGATGA
- the LOC142520823 gene encoding uncharacterized protein LOC142520823 isoform X1: MLSLGKFPMQLQHSTVFFHNPESQNLHFPSNPHVSFPSNRLTPFGSLAFPGKKSGGFCSNALKTKKKDGFTVAEMEGFEEFEDGFDDDEFVDVEDDGEFEGDESDEDDEVIVPLQNMKEWFESRPRGFGEGKVYDTSVEDELMEEIEQSRKAQLANVNELKSNPMKANSKKELPKQNKASSRIPNGFRVRMVNLPKKKNIHKDLRLAFEGVPGIQNIEPLVSGNEKTRDPVCRGLAFIDFKYKDEAERFVENFSGTSLSFGKVQKQIKCELLNSTSQPANDLLNSKSQPGSNEPKPESQKPASNQLHKKASRPPKQAVLILENVFQANLDTNISLLSSGEEVVLSEHDDADEHYAVAQWEDDEERTSKFREELGTRQESTAKSSSSKQGRKIRQNDKKGVPNIKKDKIPRLNIPGSAKRLKIREKSVLIDVFSKYGAKASSSTVEEQSR; encoded by the exons CCAATCCCCACGTCTCATTTCCCTCGAACAGACTGACTCCCTTCGGTTCACTTGCTTTTCCAGGGAAAAAATCAGGTGGGTTCTGCTCAAATGCCTTGAAAACCAAGAAAAAGGACGGATTTACTGTAGCAGAAATGGAGGGTTTTGAGGAATTTGAAGATGGGTTTGATGATGACGAGTTTGTAGACGTTGAGGATGATGGTGAATTCGAGGGTGATGAGTCTGATGAAGACGATGAGGTGATTGTGCCTCTGCAGAACATGAAGGAGTGGTTTGAGAGTAGACCGCGTGGATTTGGTGAAGGGAAAGTGTATGATACTTCAGTCGAGGATGAGCTGATGGAAGAGATAGAGCAGAGTAGAAAAGCTCAGCTTGCTAATGTCAATGAGCTGAAAAGTAATCCAATGAAAGCCAATTCCAAGAAAGAGTTGCCTAAGCAGAATAAAG CTTCTTCACGCATACCAAATGGATTTCGTGTGCGAATGGTCAATCTTCCTAAGAAGAAAAACATCCACAAGGATCTACGACTCGCTTTTGAAGGAGTTCCTGGCATACAAAACATAGAGCCACTTGTTTCTGGAAACGAAAAGACCAGGGATCCAGTTTGCAGAGGCCTTGCTTTCATTGACTTCAAGTACAAAGATGAAGCTGAGAG GTTTGTGGAGAATTTTTCTGGCACAAGTCTAAGCTTTGGTAAGGTTCAAAAGCAGATAAAATGTGAGCTGCTGAATTCCACGTCACAGCCAGCTAATGATCTGCTGAATTCCAAGTCACAGCCAGGAAGTAATGAGCCGAAGCCCGAGTCCCAAAAGCCAGCAAGTAATCAGCTGCATAAAAAGGCCAGTCGCCCTCCTAAACAAGCTGTTCTCATTTTGGAGAATGTCTTTCAAGCAAATCTTGACACGAACATTTCATTATTAAGTTCCGGGGAAGAAGTCGTCTTGAGTGAACACGATGATGCAGATGAGCATTATGCGGTAGCACAGTGGGAAGACGATGAAGAAAGAACGTCTAAGTTCAGGGAAGAACTTGGAACAAGACAAGAATCCACAGCCAAATCATCGTCCTCGAAGCAGGGAAGGAAAATCAGACAAAACGATAAAAAGGGCGTACCCAATATAAAGAAAGACAAGATTCCGAGACTAAATATCCCAGGATCTGCTAAGAG GTTAAAGATAAGAGAGAAATCAGTGCTTATAGATGTATTTTCCAAATATGGAGCAAAAGCTTCTTCTTCCACTGTGGAAGAACAGAGTAGATGA
- the LOC142520823 gene encoding uncharacterized protein LOC142520823 isoform X2, which translates to MLSLGKFPMQLQHSTVFFHNPESQNLHFPSNPHVSFPSNRLTPFGSLAFPGKKSGGFCSNALKTKKKDGFTVAEMEGFEEFEDGFDDDEFVDVEDDGEFEGDESDEDDEVIVPLQNMKEWFESRPRGFGEGKVYDTSVEDELMEEIEQSRKAQLANVNELKSNPMKANSKKELPKQNKASSRIPNGFRVRMVNLPKKKNIHKDLRLAFEGVPGIQNIEPLVSGNEKTRDPVCRGLAFIDFKYKDEAERFVENFSGTSLSFGKVQKQIKCELLNSTSQPANDLLKPESQKPASNQLHKKASRPPKQAVLILENVFQANLDTNISLLSSGEEVVLSEHDDADEHYAVAQWEDDEERTSKFREELGTRQESTAKSSSSKQGRKIRQNDKKGVPNIKKDKIPRLNIPGSAKRLKIREKSVLIDVFSKYGAKASSSTVEEQSR; encoded by the exons CCAATCCCCACGTCTCATTTCCCTCGAACAGACTGACTCCCTTCGGTTCACTTGCTTTTCCAGGGAAAAAATCAGGTGGGTTCTGCTCAAATGCCTTGAAAACCAAGAAAAAGGACGGATTTACTGTAGCAGAAATGGAGGGTTTTGAGGAATTTGAAGATGGGTTTGATGATGACGAGTTTGTAGACGTTGAGGATGATGGTGAATTCGAGGGTGATGAGTCTGATGAAGACGATGAGGTGATTGTGCCTCTGCAGAACATGAAGGAGTGGTTTGAGAGTAGACCGCGTGGATTTGGTGAAGGGAAAGTGTATGATACTTCAGTCGAGGATGAGCTGATGGAAGAGATAGAGCAGAGTAGAAAAGCTCAGCTTGCTAATGTCAATGAGCTGAAAAGTAATCCAATGAAAGCCAATTCCAAGAAAGAGTTGCCTAAGCAGAATAAAG CTTCTTCACGCATACCAAATGGATTTCGTGTGCGAATGGTCAATCTTCCTAAGAAGAAAAACATCCACAAGGATCTACGACTCGCTTTTGAAGGAGTTCCTGGCATACAAAACATAGAGCCACTTGTTTCTGGAAACGAAAAGACCAGGGATCCAGTTTGCAGAGGCCTTGCTTTCATTGACTTCAAGTACAAAGATGAAGCTGAGAG GTTTGTGGAGAATTTTTCTGGCACAAGTCTAAGCTTTGGTAAGGTTCAAAAGCAGATAAAATGTGAGCTGCTGAATTCCACGTCACAGCCAGCTAATGATCTGCTGAA GCCCGAGTCCCAAAAGCCAGCAAGTAATCAGCTGCATAAAAAGGCCAGTCGCCCTCCTAAACAAGCTGTTCTCATTTTGGAGAATGTCTTTCAAGCAAATCTTGACACGAACATTTCATTATTAAGTTCCGGGGAAGAAGTCGTCTTGAGTGAACACGATGATGCAGATGAGCATTATGCGGTAGCACAGTGGGAAGACGATGAAGAAAGAACGTCTAAGTTCAGGGAAGAACTTGGAACAAGACAAGAATCCACAGCCAAATCATCGTCCTCGAAGCAGGGAAGGAAAATCAGACAAAACGATAAAAAGGGCGTACCCAATATAAAGAAAGACAAGATTCCGAGACTAAATATCCCAGGATCTGCTAAGAG GTTAAAGATAAGAGAGAAATCAGTGCTTATAGATGTATTTTCCAAATATGGAGCAAAAGCTTCTTCTTCCACTGTGGAAGAACAGAGTAGATGA